The window CCCCcactacaccccttcccccaaaccccccccacccctccccggtccccgctcccccgcccctccccgcacctcctgcatgccgcagaacagctgatcgcagcgggcgggaggcgctgggagggaaggacaggactTGATCGGCCGGGCTGCGGGAGGCGttggggagctggctgccggtgggtgctaagcacccactaaatgttttccgtgggtgctccagggcacCTACGTGTGTGCGGATCGGGTAAAGCACCTGCTTCCGGGTGCCCGGATTTGATTCTCTGCTCCACCACTGAGCCCCTGGGGGAATTTGAGAAGACTGGGGATTAGATGATATCAGGTAGTGGGACTGGATAAAATAGGAAAATGAAAGAGATTGGGGATTAGATTAGACACAGAGCGGGAATTAGATTAGATATGCACTGAGGATTAGGAGAGTGGATCGGAAAACAGATTTTCCGTTCCCTGGAAAACGTTGAGACTTTTTTTCACCCCAAAATTGCAACattttttgcaaacaaaacagttaatTTGGGgttaaaatgtttcactttggttcattcaaaacatttaggaatttctttggtttttggtataaaataaatcaacaaaaCGAAAAGTGGTTTGCGAACGAAATATTGAAACATGTGAcagtttcaaataaaataaacaaaatggaattgacatgataccatttgcggggggggggggggggaatccggTGTTGTCAAAACggcttttttttaacatgaaaacCAGTTGTTTTGATAAAAAAAGTTCTGAGCATCTTTTAGGGATTAGATTTGATAATGAGATTAGATTAGGCAGGTAAAAAGGAGACGAGACTGTATTAGACCCAAAGTGGGGGATAAATTAGGTAGATAAAAAAGAGAATAGATATTACACGAGACACTGAGTGGGGATTAGATTAGACAGGTTTAAAAAATGAGAATGGGGATTGTATTTGAAAAGTAAAGAGGGGACTGGAGATTAGATTCAATGCAGAGTGGGGACCAGAGTAAACTGGTGGAATTAAGTTGGACAAATAATGGACTTTTCAGTTCTTTGCAAAAGAATAAGAAGAAGACAAATTTGGGGTCAAAGAGgaaaggcaatttttaaaaacgTCTGGCAAATCAAAAAGGGAAAAAGATCTGTTTCCAgtcaaactaaatattttgagctgttttttacattttccctATTTTAAAACTTAAGTTACAGGCAAATTTCTGTATGACCAGCCACTTCCAAGAGAAAACGCGACACTTCTGAAAGTGCCAAAACAAAAGGTTTCTACTgttttctggtttttatttttttttccatgataTTAAATTTGGAATTGAAAATATGAAAAACGTTTCAGCCCTAAggtgtcaatttttttttattttccttggaGTTTTTTGGCTggtttttcaaccaaaacaattcagcaaaaccaAGGACAACTCTTTGAAAGGTTTCGGGTACACCGAATTTGCGGGGGTTTGTAGTTGAAAATGTCACTCACCTCTAAATGGAAGTGGCGAGAAAGGCTAATGTCatctggggtgtattaacgggGCGTAtttcagctggagtagtgtgtccaattcCAGATGCCATGTTacgaaagatgtggagaaatcagacagagtccagaggaaagaaacaaaagtGATCGAAGGTTTAGAAACCTGACCTacggggaaaggttaaaaaaccggCATGGTTAGtctagagaaaagaagacagaggggggAGAACAGTCTTCAAAGATGTTGAGAGCGGTTACAATGAGGACAGTGGCCAATTGTTCTCCGTGTTTACTGAAGGGAGTGTAAATTAGATTTACACAAGAAGAGATACCATCCAAACGGCTAACAGGATTTAGGCTCCTGAATCCCACAGCGATCCAGGCCATTAGGATCCTAAACCCTACTGACTTCTGGCAAAATTTGTGCTCCTAAAGACCTAGATCCTGGTCGGAGTCAGGTGTTTAAACAGCTGTAAGGATCTGGATCCTATGCCTAAATCAGCGGGCGAGCAAGGCGGGTATTATGGGAGGGGATGAGAAATCAGAGTTAGCGGAGGGAGACAGAGGTAGGAGTGAGGAGAAGGGAAATGACAGGGGACTGACGCAGCAGGATGATGATTCACATCCCATGGGATCAAGCCCGGGCTAAGTCCTCCACACTGTGGCGTGGGCGGGGATCAAACCGAGGCCTCAGGAGCTCTGGCCCATTCCACCCAGGGCGGGGAGTCCAAAGGCAGCTCGGCTTAGTAAGAGTCAGGGATGGGTGAGCCACGCTCATGCTCCAGGGCAACTcagaggggtcaggaaggaaatcAACACATACCCACACTGCAATGCAGCACCCCCTGGCGGCGCTCTGGGACGTCGGGGCCAGCACTGATTCCCAgcgcccagcgccccctagtgagcccctgccctgcagcacagtgcctgCTAGAGTAGGGTCAAGCTCTCCCAGCCATTCGGGGAGCCCTCCTGACTCCGCCTAACTGTACATGAGACCTGACAGGACAGCAGGTAAAACCAGCGACGGGACCCAGGTGATCGGGAGGGGGAAGTGTCTACTTGCTTGCCCCATCGAGACCCTGATGCGCAGCCGGTCCTGACcccagggggaagggaagaggggagttggtcctggccccaccctcactccccatggggaggggaggcacaagGGAGCTGAGATCTCAGCCTCAGGCGTCCTGGAGGTCGGGAATGTCGGAGAGGATCATGggagagcccagctgcagctcctgctggagGGACTCCATATCGGCGGGGTTCATCCGATGGACCTCGAGCCAGTCAGCCAGCAGGGAGGCCGAGAGAGGGGCCGAATCGCCCTGGctggtggggaggaagaagacAAAGAGAGAGATCAGACAGACGGACGTCGGGCCAGGCCGGGTAAGaaccccgagcgctctcccagtGGGACCCCGGGAAGGACACGAACCCGTGACCCAATGTTGCTGCAGAGCTTCATGGAAGTTGTCGCTCCGGGGCCTTAGcctgactacatctcccatgatgccgCAGGATCTCCCTTCTGGCTGAGCATCTGTAAGATCCGAGCCGAGTCTcggtctggttctttgattggtTCGGTCCGTTACAGAACTCGTTTGGCAAGGTGTAAACCAGCTCAGGTGGTGGGCTCAGTTCCCCCTAAGCCGCGCGGCCACAGGGGCCGggactggagaggagagaggcagggggcgtgcagggctgtggcggggagagagggctggggggagttctctctctccgccgcagcctgcaccccaaacccctcatccccagccccaccccagagcccacatctcctgccggagccctcatccccccccggaccccaaccctctgccccagacctgagacccctccgcaccccgaacccctcatccctggccccaccccacagccctcacccccagggaGATCTCTTACCCCCCGATCACCAACACTCTgctctagccctgagccccctcctgcaccccaaaccctgcatccccggccccaccccagagaccatacccccagccagagccctcaccccccgcaccctagccctctgccctagccctgagccccctcccgcaccccaaccccctcatccctggccccaccccacagccctcacccctgcaccccaaccctctgcctgaaccgctcccacaccccaaactcatccccagccccaccccagagcctgcaccgccccaaccctctgccccagccctgagccctctcccccaccccaaacccctcatccctcaccccaaccttctgccccagccctgagacccctcccgcacccctcatccccggtcccacccCAAAGACTGTACCCCccggccagagccctcacccccccacataccccaaccctctggccaagccctgagccccctcctgcacctcaaaccgcTCATCCCcgaccccagaacccacacccctctgcaccccaaccctctgccccagccctgagccccctccctctccgaacccctcagccccgtccgacctcacctccatattggtgcacctAACAAAActcattccgcacatggacgtCAAAAATTCGAGGGAACCTTGGCGGTGGGTATGACTGggtaaaagaattgttttggaaCGGGCTGGTGAAAAACACTGGTTTGCCGTACCTTCGTAAAATGACTGGTTACGATACAGCTAAGcaagactcaagtttcactatataaactgggctCCAAAAGGAAGCTCTTGGATACGCCAGGATACCGCCCCAGATCAGAGCTGCCGGACCTCAACACCCAGTGGGCAGAAGGTGGAGTCCCcggatgacctgatcctgactggccaccgGGAAAAGTCCACCTGCCTTAtggggagtggtgagcattgtgtGCTTGGCGGATGTAATATATTCTGGTCTGGTAGCTGTTAATATATGGAGGATAAGCGTATTACTGTGTGAGGCTccttcactggtaaaagaccccgCAAACCTGCAGAAGAGTACGCCCTGGCCCCCTAGGAACTGGGTATGGGTGGCCCTGAGCCTTAGGAACTGGGTATGGGTGGCCCTGCTCCCCTAGGAACTGGGTATGGGTGGCCCTGAGCCCTAAGGACTGGATAGGGATAGGTGGCTTTTGCCcagagccctaggaactgggaaagggtggGTGCCCTACAGTGTGTGGGTAACACATCATGGGAGAGCATATCTTCTTGCCATGAGCAGGACTCCCCAgctagactacatctcccatgatgcacaacAGCCAGGGACTCCCATGGTGCACCGCCTCCCTCTTCAGAAAGGGGAatcatggtgcactgtgggagatGCAGTCCAGTGAGGGAGCCCATCTCAGAAGGCAGAAGGAAATAACCCAGCCACTATTCCCAGGATGCACTGGGGCAGGTCAGCCAAAGGGGAAaaccacagtgcatcatgggagatgtagtctaacCGGAGTGCCTGACCTATAGAAAGCATGAGGCACCAGAAGAACCCCCATGAGTGGACCTAATGGATCAgcgcaggggaagggctgggagccaggactcctgggttctctccccggctctgggaaggcagtgggatctagtggttagcgCAGCGGGGAGCTGTCCCTGCTGTGCGACACTCTCACCTgtccctgttctcccccaccaTGTCGAAGGACTGATTCAGGAACTCCTCCAGATCAAAGCCCACGCCGTAGCCTGCCCCGCTGCCCTTGGGGGTCACCGAGAAGACGGGCGGCAGGAGATCCTCCACCTGCGATGGCAGGGAGACACAGTGAGCGTGGCACCCCCCAGGCCCATCTCGCCCGTCCCCACCCGGGGCAGGATCCTCCCGACCAGCTGCTCCCCGGCACAGAGGGAGATGCCCCATCCGGGCCCACCTCACTGGATCAGTGCTGGCGCCCCCTAGGGGGGAAAGGCCCCGTTACCTGCGACTTGGAAAGCTGCTGCGTGACCATGGTGATGTCAGGCGACTCCGGGGGGGCGGTTTCCAGCGACGTGGCCATAGCGATCGGGTGCTGGCCGGGCCCTTTGACTCCTCCCACTGCCGGAGCCGGAGCCCTCTTCCCCATCTCCTGCAGGAAGATGGCCGGATCCAACCCCACGCCCTCCCTGCCTGGTGTCACAAGGCTGCCTACGGTGCGGACTGATGGCCCCTCTTGCGGCTGTGTCCCGCTAGGAGTCGTCGGGGCTTCCCCAGGTGCTGGCCTCCCGGCCACGGACCAGTTCTCTGGGCACTGGACACCGGGCCATGCACTGATCCCCgccaggccaaagggggcctggAAGATCTGACCCGGGGTGTATTTGACACTCAGGAGGCACTCGGGTTTAGCCAGAGCTTTGTGGCAAGCTGAGGGGGCCACCAGAACCGGAGGGAAGGGGCCGGGCGGGGCCGGGAAGTACTGGACAATGTTGGGGGCCGAGGCGTGGGCTGGATCCGCAACTATTGGCAGTACGGTGAGTTTGGAGCTGCCTCCGGCTGGTGCCTTCTCAGGGAAGCTCAAGAAATCTGATGTGGCCGGGACGTGACCAGCTGGCGTGGCTGGGAGGTGGCCAACGGCACCTGGTGGAACGTGACCagcaggggtggctgggaggCGGCCAGTGGCTTCCGATGGAATGTGGCCAGCAGGAGTGGATGGGAGGTGACCAGCAGCTCCTGGCAGAACGTGGCCAGCAGGGGTGGCTGGAAGGTGGCTAGCGGCTCCCGGTTGAAGGTGGCCAGCAGGGGTGGCTGGAAGGTGGCCAGCGGCTCCCGGTTGAAGGTGGCCAGCAGGGGTGGCTGGAAGGTGGCCAGCGGCTCCCGGTTGAAGGTGGCCAGCAGGGGTGGCTGGAAGGTGGCCAGCAGGGGTGGCTGGAAGGTGGCCAGCGGCTCCCGGTTGAAGGTGGCCagcaggggtggctgggaggtggccagcagctcccagtggaaCATGGCCAGCAGGCGTGGTTGGAAGGTGGCCAGCAGGTGCAGCTGGAAGGTGGCCAGCGGCTCCCGGTTGAAGGTGGCCAGCAGGAGTGGCTGGGAGGTGGCCAGTGGCTCCTGGTCGAAGGTGGCCagcaggggtggctgggaggtggccagcagctcccagtggaaCATGGCCAGCAGGCGTGGTTGGAAGGCGGCCGGCAGGTGcagctggaaggtggccggcagCTCCCGGTGGAACGTGACCAGCAGGCGTGGCTGGGAGGTGGCCAGCGGCTCCCGGTTGAAGGTGGCCAGCAGGGGTGGCTGGAAGGTGGCCAGAGGCTCCCGGTTGAAGGTGGCCAGCAGGGGTGGCTGGAAGGTGGCCAGCGGCTCCCGGTTGAAGGTGGCCAGCAGGGGTGGCTGGAAGGTGGCCAGCGGCTCCCGGTTGAAGGTGGCCagcaggggtggctgggaggaggccagcagctcccagtggaaCATGGCCAGCAGGCGTGGTTGGAAGGTGGCCAGCAGGTGCAGCTGGAAGGTGGCCAGCGGCTCCCGGTTGAAGGTGGCCAGCAGGAGTGGCTGGGAGGTGGCCAGTGGTTCCTGGTCGAAGGTGGCCagcaggggtggctgggaggtggccagcagctcccagtggaaCATGGCCAGCAGGCGTGGTTGGAAGGCGGCCGGCAGGTGcagctggaaggtggccggcagCTCCCGGTGGAACGTGACCAGCAGGCGTGGCTGGGAGGTGGCCAGTAGGTGCAGCTGGAAGGTGGCCAGCGGCTCCCGGTGGAACATGACCAGTGGCTCCCGGTGGAACGTGGCCGGCAGGCGCGGCTGGGCCGTGGTCCGTGGGCCCGTTGTGAGCCGGTTTCTGGTGGTTCCGGTCAATCATCTTGGTCCATCGCTCCAGGAGGCTGCGGTCGTTCTCGCTCAGCACTAGCCCGCGCAGCACGTCCCCACGCCGCAGCTCCTTCCGCTCCTTCTCCTTCTGCTTCTTCTCCCGCTCCTTGGCCCGCTCCTGGCGCCGCTTCCGCTTCTCCTCCCGCTCCCGCTGCCGCTCCTGGGCCGTCACCGGCTTCCGCACGTCCTGGGGCTCCGGCACGGAGCACTGGGTGTCTGGGAACAAAGCAGAGAGGAGTCAGCTCACTCCCgacccctgctagcccagccctgccccccccaagctctgccagtgcccctccctcccgacccgcaaCCCCCTGCTGTCCAAGGCAAGGCAGAGACAGGAAGAAACCAGCAAGAGAACACTAAACAATGTCTCGCACAACCTCCTCCTAGACAAACTAGGGAAacacagcctagatggagctactgtaaggtgggtacaaaactggatggaaaacagttcccagagagtagttatcagtggttcacggtCAGGCTgaaagggcataacgagtggggtcctgcagggatcagttctgggcccagttctgttcaatatcttcctcaatgatttagataatggcatagcgAGTTCAcgtataaagtttgcggacgataccaaactgggaggttgcaagcgctttggaggataggattaaaattcaaaatgctctggacaaactggagaaatggtctgaagccaataggatggaattcaataaggacaaatgcaaaggactccacttaggaaggaaaaatcagtcgCACACACACCGAATGGGAAATGACGGCCTGGGAAGGAAGACTGCAGACAGGGATCTGCGGGTCAGAGCGGATCACAagctaagtatgagtcaacagtgtgacactgttgcaaaaaaaagcaaacatccttctgggctgTATCAGCAGGAGCGTTGTCAGCAAGTCACGagcagtaattcttccgctctactccacgcggAAATGGaatcagctggagtactgtgtgcagttctgggcgccacatttcaggaaggatgtggacaaattggagaaagtccagagaagagcaacaaaaatgattcaaggtctggaaaacatgagctGTGAgggaaaaactgggtttgttgAGTCTAcaggagagaagactgagagggggcataagaacagttttcaaggttgttacaaggaggaggatgaaaaattgttctcgttaacctctgaggatagaataAGACACAATGGGCttaattgcagcaaggatggtttaggttggacatcaggaaaaacttcctacctgtcagggtggttaagccctggaataacttgcctagggaggttgtggaatctccatcactggggatttttaagagcaggttggacagacacctgacagggatggtctagataatacttagccctgccataagtgcaggggactggactagatgacctctcgaggtcacTTCCGGTCCTACACATCTCCGATTCTATGAAaatcagaaatagaacccaggagtcctggctcccagccctccccgctctaaccactagagcccactccccacccagagagacgagaacccaggactcctggctcccagcccccgtgctctaaccactagaccccactccccacccacagaggaggagagaacccaggcatcacGGCCTTTCACCTTTGTTCTTATTGCGCAGAGCCGACTTCAGCAGGGCGGCCTTGAGCGCTGCCTTGGTGTCGTCCGAGATGGCCCCCTCCCTCTTCGGCGGCGCTGCCTCCGGCTCAGCCTTTACCTCGGCCGGCCCCTCGGGCTGCGGGGGAGCCCCGGGCGAGGTCAGGTCAATAGTCTCCGGAGGGTACGGGACTTCCCCGGGGGCTGGCGACTCCATGGCATAGTCTCCCCCGGTGGATCCGGCACTGGGCATGTCCACGTCCTGGCAGCGCAAGGGGGCGGCGGGGGCGGGCGCGGCGGCCGGCCGGAGGGCGGGCTTGAAACTTATCTGCCGGCGGATCCCTTCGCGGCGCGCGTGGAAGTCGCGGATCTCGGCCACGATGGCCTCCTTGATGCGCTCCTTGGTGAGGACCTGCTTGTCGAAGTCGAAATCGAAGGCGGGCACGCAGTCGGGCTCATCGTCCGGGTCGTGGTACTTGGCCACGAAGGGGTGCTTGAGGGCCTCGGCCACAGCGATCCGCTCCCGGGGGTCGAAG of the Eretmochelys imbricata isolate rEreImb1 chromosome 6, rEreImb1.hap1, whole genome shotgun sequence genome contains:
- the MAPK7 gene encoding mitogen-activated protein kinase 7 translates to MAEPRKEEEEEAEERGKREPAHRATVAAKNLAILKARSLDVTFEVGDEYEVIETIGTGAYGVVSSARRRSTGQQVAIKKIPNAFDVVMNAKRTLRELKILKHFKHDNIIAIKDILKPAVPYDDFKSVYVVLDLMESDLHQIIHSSQPLTLEHVRYFLYQLLRGLKYIHSANVIHRDLKPSNLLINENCELKIGDFGMARGLCTKPDEYKYFMTEYVATRWYRAPELMLSLHEYTQAIDMWSVGCIFAEMLGRKQLFPGKNYIHQLQLIMTVLGTPSAKVIHAIGADRVRAYIQSLPSRQPVPWENLYQQADRSALALLAKMLHFDPRERIAVAEALKHPFVAKYHDPDDEPDCVPAFDFDFDKQVLTKERIKEAIVAEIRDFHARREGIRRQISFKPALRPAAAPAPAAPLRCQDVDMPSAGSTGGDYAMESPAPGEVPYPPETIDLTSPGAPPQPEGPAEVKAEPEAAPPKREGAISDDTKAALKAALLKSALRNKNKDTQCSVPEPQDVRKPVTAQERQREREEKRKRRQERAKEREKKQKEKERKELRRGDVLRGLVLSENDRSLLERWTKMIDRNHQKPAHNGPTDHGPAAPAGHVPPGATGHVPPGAAGHLPAAPTGHLPATPAGHVPPGAAGHLPAAPAGRLPTTPAGHVPLGAAGHLPATPAGHLRPGTTASGHLPATPAGHLQPGAAGHLPATPAGHVPPGAAGHLPAAPAGRLPTTPAGHVPLGAAGHLPATPAGHLRPGATGHLPATPAGHLQPGAAGHLPAAPAGHLPTTPAGHVPLGAAGHLPATPAGHLQPGAAGHLPATPAGHLPATPAGHLQPGAAGHLPATPAGHLQPGAAGHLPATPAGHLQPGAASHLPATPAGHVLPGAAGHLPSTPAGHIPSEATGRLPATPAGHVPPGAVGHLPATPAGHVPATSDFLSFPEKAPAGGSSKLTVLPIVADPAHASAPNIVQYFPAPPGPFPPVLVAPSACHKALAKPECLLSVKYTPGQIFQAPFGLAGISAWPGVQCPENWSVAGRPAPGEAPTTPSGTQPQEGPSVRTVGSLVTPGREGVGLDPAIFLQEMGKRAPAPAVGGVKGPGQHPIAMATSLETAPPESPDITMVTQQLSKSQVEDLLPPVFSVTPKGSGAGYGVGFDLEEFLNQSFDMVGENRDSQGDSAPLSASLLADWLEVHRMNPADMESLQQELQLGSPMILSDIPDLQDA